The proteins below come from a single Nocardiopsis gilva YIM 90087 genomic window:
- the map gene encoding type I methionyl aminopeptidase — protein MVELKTPSEIEAMREAGRIVAQALDAVREHAAPGVPMAELDALARRVITDAGAEPLFLGYHPDWAPTPFPGTICASVNDAVVHGVPNGGRLRDGDVVSIDCGARLRGWCGDAAITFTVGRGDPADTALIAETERALSAGIEAARPGATLGDVSAAIGHVTRDAGYGAVADHGGHGIGRTMHEAPFVSNDGRGGRGMRLRPGLVLALEPMLTRGSGAYRTDADGWTVRTLDGSRAAHSEHTVAVTEDGPMVLTVP, from the coding sequence ATGGTGGAGCTCAAGACGCCGTCCGAGATCGAGGCGATGCGCGAGGCCGGCCGAATCGTCGCCCAGGCCCTCGACGCCGTGCGCGAGCACGCCGCGCCCGGGGTGCCGATGGCTGAGCTGGACGCCCTGGCCCGCAGGGTCATCACCGACGCGGGCGCCGAGCCGCTGTTCCTCGGGTACCATCCCGACTGGGCGCCCACTCCGTTCCCTGGCACTATCTGTGCCAGCGTCAACGACGCGGTCGTGCACGGCGTCCCCAACGGAGGACGGCTGAGAGACGGCGACGTGGTGAGCATCGACTGCGGAGCGCGCCTGCGCGGCTGGTGCGGCGACGCGGCCATCACCTTCACCGTGGGACGGGGGGATCCGGCCGACACCGCCCTCATCGCGGAGACCGAGCGTGCGCTGAGCGCCGGGATCGAGGCGGCGCGGCCGGGCGCCACCCTGGGCGACGTCTCCGCGGCGATCGGGCACGTCACCCGGGACGCGGGATACGGAGCCGTCGCCGATCACGGGGGCCACGGGATCGGCCGCACCATGCACGAAGCACCATTCGTTTCCAACGACGGGCGCGGCGGCCGCGGCATGCGGTTGAGGCCGGGCCTGGTCCTGGCGCTGGAGCCGATGCTCACGCGAGGCAGCGGCGCCTACCGCACGGACGCTGACGGGTGGACCGTGCGCACCCTCGACGGCAGCCGCGCCGCGCACAGCGAGCACACGGTCGCCGTCACCGAGGACGGGCCGATGGTTCTCACCGTTCCGTGA
- a CDS encoding helix-turn-helix domain-containing protein, giving the protein MSERALHSVPDAREEDEPLMRDLIGDLLRRARLEQGRTLREVAEEAQVSLPYLSEIERGRKEPSSEVLAAVYRALGLQLIDLVGDLHTQLMPRPETIRPISAPSISGPGPQAMLLAA; this is encoded by the coding sequence ATGAGCGAACGCGCGTTGCATTCCGTCCCGGACGCTCGGGAGGAGGACGAGCCGCTGATGCGGGACCTCATCGGCGATCTCCTGCGGCGGGCGCGGCTGGAGCAGGGCCGCACTCTGCGCGAGGTCGCGGAGGAGGCCCAGGTGTCGCTGCCCTACCTGTCGGAGATCGAGCGCGGCCGCAAGGAGCCCTCCTCCGAGGTGCTGGCCGCGGTCTACCGAGCGCTGGGGCTGCAGCTCATCGACCTGGTGGGCGACCTGCACACGCAGCTCATGCCGCGGCCCGAAACCATCCGGCCGATCTCCGCGCCCTCTATTTCTGGACCCGGCCCGCAGGCCATGCTGCTGGCCGCCTGA
- a CDS encoding ABC transporter ATP-binding protein: MTVARAAGLVPRAASGDAEGTVVSVRDLRMRYGSVDVLKGVDFTADRGEVVCLLGPNGAGKSTSIEILEGFRMRSSGDVNVLGADPAKGDEAWRARLGVVLQSWRDHGKWRVRELLAHMGSFYASYSTPAVPRPRDVDDLIAAVGLTEHANKKVSTLSGGQRRRLDVAVGIVGKPELLFLDEPTAGFDPEARRDFHDLVHRLADEEDTTILLTTHDLDEAEKLADRILILAGGRIVADGSADRLASQVESDAEVKWSRDGQRFVHSTPDATGFVRELFAQYGDDITDLEVQRATLEDVYMAMVRRHETGHADAAAQEFTKESR; the protein is encoded by the coding sequence ATGACAGTGGCTAGAGCGGCGGGTCTCGTCCCGCGCGCGGCCTCGGGGGACGCCGAGGGCACCGTGGTGAGCGTGCGCGATCTGCGGATGCGCTATGGAAGCGTGGATGTCCTCAAGGGTGTGGACTTCACCGCGGACCGGGGCGAGGTGGTCTGCCTGCTCGGTCCTAATGGGGCGGGCAAGTCCACCAGCATCGAGATCCTCGAAGGCTTCCGGATGCGCTCGTCCGGAGACGTGAATGTGCTCGGTGCGGACCCGGCCAAGGGAGACGAGGCCTGGCGCGCTCGGCTCGGCGTGGTCCTGCAGTCCTGGCGTGACCACGGGAAATGGCGGGTGCGGGAACTGCTCGCGCACATGGGGAGCTTCTACGCGTCCTACTCCACGCCAGCCGTTCCGCGCCCGCGTGACGTCGACGACCTCATCGCGGCGGTCGGCCTCACCGAGCACGCCAACAAGAAGGTCTCCACCCTCTCGGGCGGCCAGCGCCGACGCCTCGATGTCGCCGTCGGCATCGTCGGCAAGCCGGAGCTGCTGTTCCTGGATGAGCCCACGGCAGGCTTCGACCCGGAGGCGCGCCGCGACTTCCACGACCTCGTGCACCGGCTCGCAGACGAGGAGGACACCACCATCCTGCTCACCACGCACGACCTGGACGAGGCGGAGAAGCTGGCCGACCGCATCCTCATCCTGGCCGGAGGCCGCATCGTCGCCGATGGCAGCGCCGACCGGCTCGCCTCCCAGGTCGAGAGTGACGCCGAGGTGAAGTGGAGCCGCGACGGCCAGCGGTTCGTCCACTCCACACCCGACGCCACGGGCTTCGTCCGCGAGCTGTTCGCGCAGTACGGCGACGACATCACCGACCTGGAGGTGCAGCGGGCGACGCTGGAGGACGTCTACATGGCCATGGTGCGCCGCCACGAGACCGGCCACGCCGACGCGGCGGCCCAGGAGTTCACGAAGGAGAGCCGATGA
- a CDS encoding sensor histidine kinase — MTAIPRPPRRLAGWVAQRWGLRPRLVVGFLVVAVLSALLTATVTFRQARGAILERSQEAAVNDLRTQVDSLGPDLVVPPQEEDLRDFALRLEQAGGSHPWRVSVSYADGPIIPGPPKGEQGSALASLRAAVGDRRSTVYQRVDRDGDPRLVIAMPVDFADGGTPSGVVVYADMSLSDERDDIAALVTAAQVGAVPALVLALVPALIAARRVLLPVRRLQEAAERITSGELDTRLPVSGSDELADLTRTFNTMAAALESSDTELRRMEANARRFAADVSHELRTPLSAMTAVTGVLDEEVERLDPDTADAVQLISQETAKLARMVEDLMEISRFDAGAAALQLDEVDVATAVRKTLRLRGWDDQVEAELPEGLRARLDPRRIDVVLANLISNALRHGGAPVRLRAWAEGGRLLIDVADDGPGIDPEALPHVFDRFYKADAARARSEGSGLGLAIAMENTRLHHGTLTAANAPEGGAVFTVSLPVDPDEGGGREGAPDGAGRRDGSDGPADPGGMSGGPM; from the coding sequence GTGACCGCGATCCCGCGTCCGCCGCGGCGCCTGGCCGGGTGGGTAGCGCAGCGCTGGGGGCTGCGACCGCGGTTGGTCGTGGGGTTTCTCGTCGTCGCCGTCCTCAGTGCCCTGCTCACCGCCACCGTCACCTTCCGCCAGGCGCGCGGCGCGATCCTGGAGCGCTCGCAGGAAGCCGCCGTCAACGACCTGCGCACGCAGGTCGACTCTCTGGGTCCCGACCTCGTCGTCCCGCCGCAGGAGGAGGACCTGCGCGACTTCGCGCTGCGGCTGGAACAGGCCGGAGGCTCGCACCCCTGGCGCGTCTCCGTTTCGTATGCGGACGGGCCGATCATCCCCGGTCCCCCGAAGGGAGAGCAAGGCAGCGCCCTCGCCTCGCTGCGCGCGGCCGTCGGCGACCGGCGCTCAACCGTCTACCAGCGGGTGGACCGCGACGGCGACCCTCGGCTCGTCATCGCGATGCCGGTGGACTTCGCCGATGGCGGCACGCCCTCCGGCGTCGTGGTCTACGCCGACATGTCGCTGAGCGACGAGCGCGACGATATCGCCGCGCTGGTCACCGCCGCTCAGGTCGGCGCGGTGCCCGCGCTCGTGCTCGCCCTCGTCCCGGCGCTCATCGCCGCCCGCCGGGTGCTGCTCCCCGTGCGACGGCTCCAAGAGGCCGCCGAGCGGATCACCTCCGGCGAACTCGACACCCGCCTTCCCGTCTCGGGCAGCGACGAACTCGCCGACCTCACCCGCACCTTCAACACCATGGCCGCCGCCCTGGAGTCGAGCGACACCGAACTGCGCCGAATGGAGGCCAACGCCCGACGCTTCGCCGCCGATGTCTCACACGAGCTGCGCACCCCGCTCTCCGCGATGACCGCGGTCACCGGAGTCCTGGATGAGGAGGTCGAGCGACTCGACCCCGACACCGCCGACGCGGTCCAGCTCATCAGCCAGGAGACCGCCAAACTGGCCCGCATGGTCGAGGACCTCATGGAGATCTCCCGCTTCGACGCCGGAGCGGCCGCCCTCCAGCTCGACGAGGTCGATGTCGCCACGGCTGTCCGCAAGACGCTGCGGCTCAGAGGGTGGGACGACCAGGTCGAGGCGGAGCTGCCCGAGGGACTGCGGGCGCGCCTGGACCCCCGCCGTATCGACGTCGTCCTGGCCAACCTGATCAGCAACGCGCTGCGGCACGGCGGCGCTCCGGTCCGGCTGCGCGCCTGGGCTGAGGGGGGACGGCTGCTCATCGACGTCGCGGACGACGGTCCCGGCATCGACCCCGAAGCCCTCCCGCACGTCTTCGACCGCTTCTACAAGGCCGACGCCGCACGCGCCCGCTCCGAGGGCAGCGGCCTGGGACTGGCCATCGCGATGGAGAACACGCGGTTGCACCACGGCACGCTGACCGCCGCTAACGCGCCTGAAGGCGGGGCCGTGTTCACCGTCTCCCTCCCGGTCGATCCCGACGAGGGTGGCGGTAGGGAGGGCGCGCCGGACGGTGCCGGTCGCCGCGACGGTTCCGATGGTCCCGCGGATCCCGGCGGTATGTCCGGGGGGCCGATGTGA
- a CDS encoding DUF5988 family protein has translation MTSRVKAFLEGGPEDLPARIVPITPPGIEIRIPFKGGYEHFKVTPRHEETPEGRLPVYEWISRTETPDA, from the coding sequence ATGACCAGTCGCGTGAAAGCCTTCCTGGAGGGCGGGCCCGAAGATCTGCCCGCGCGCATCGTGCCCATCACTCCACCGGGGATCGAGATCAGAATCCCCTTCAAAGGCGGGTATGAGCACTTCAAAGTGACGCCTCGGCACGAGGAGACCCCGGAAGGCAGGCTTCCGGTCTACGAATGGATCTCCCGTACCGAGACGCCCGACGCGTAG
- a CDS encoding VOC family protein → MRCSYIRLLVDDQLTCFRFYRDILKLPVLWGSEVTRYAEFDVDSQTRLVVCERDVIAEALGTTGENAALPGQDRCSIVFEVEDVDTTAAELVAAGAPQASPPKNWSAWGIRAAHFRDPDGYLIEISRPLRPSEQESLDDLGGEGNAGSEENAADIR, encoded by the coding sequence GTGCGCTGCAGCTACATCCGCCTGCTGGTCGACGACCAGCTCACGTGCTTCCGCTTCTACCGCGACATACTCAAGCTCCCCGTGCTGTGGGGATCGGAGGTCACGCGCTACGCGGAATTCGACGTCGACTCACAGACCCGGCTGGTGGTCTGCGAGCGCGACGTCATCGCCGAGGCGCTCGGCACCACCGGCGAGAACGCCGCGCTGCCCGGCCAGGACCGCTGTTCGATCGTCTTCGAGGTCGAGGACGTGGACACCACAGCGGCCGAGCTGGTCGCGGCCGGGGCACCACAGGCCTCTCCGCCCAAGAACTGGTCGGCGTGGGGCATCCGCGCGGCGCACTTCCGCGACCCCGACGGCTACCTGATCGAGATCAGCCGCCCCCTGCGGCCGTCCGAGCAGGAATCCCTGGACGACCTGGGAGGGGAAGGCAACGCGGGGTCCGAGGAGAACGCGGCGGACATCCGCTAG
- a CDS encoding fluoride efflux transporter FluC yields the protein MTVLMVALGAAIGAPLRYFTDRFVQARHDSVFPWGTHAANATACLLLGFVSALALPGWAVALFGTGLLGALSTYSTFGYETFRLLQNRARFLAFANAAASIAAGLGAAFIGAAVAGALAG from the coding sequence ATGACCGTGCTCATGGTCGCCCTCGGTGCGGCGATCGGGGCGCCGCTGCGCTACTTCACCGACCGTTTCGTGCAGGCCAGACACGACTCGGTCTTCCCGTGGGGGACGCACGCCGCGAACGCCACGGCCTGCCTGCTGCTCGGCTTCGTCAGCGCGCTCGCCCTGCCCGGATGGGCGGTGGCGCTGTTCGGAACGGGCCTGCTGGGTGCGCTGTCCACCTACTCGACCTTCGGCTACGAGACGTTCCGGCTGCTGCAGAACCGCGCGCGCTTTCTCGCCTTCGCCAACGCCGCCGCCTCCATCGCGGCCGGGCTGGGCGCGGCCTTCATCGGTGCGGCCGTCGCCGGTGCGCTGGCCGGCTAG
- a CDS encoding ATP-dependent Clp protease proteolytic subunit encodes MSGQYTVPMVVERTPNGERSFDVFSRLLSERIIFLGTAIDDSVANVVMAQLLHLDYESSEREINLYINSPGGSITGVTAIYDTMRFVRADIATVCMGQAASGAAVLLAAGTPGKRMALEHSRVLLHQPSTQGQGEAADLEIQAAEVLRIRSQIEEILARHTGQTVERLREDTDRDKILTADEAKDYGLVDSLITTRELASRAAA; translated from the coding sequence ATGAGCGGGCAGTACACGGTCCCGATGGTCGTCGAGCGCACACCCAACGGGGAACGCTCCTTCGACGTCTTCAGCCGGCTGCTCTCCGAGCGGATCATCTTCCTGGGGACCGCGATCGATGACAGCGTCGCCAACGTGGTCATGGCGCAGCTGCTGCACCTCGACTACGAGAGCAGCGAGCGCGAGATCAACCTCTACATCAACTCGCCCGGCGGCTCCATCACGGGGGTGACGGCCATCTACGACACCATGCGGTTCGTCCGCGCCGACATCGCGACCGTGTGCATGGGGCAGGCGGCGTCGGGGGCCGCGGTCCTGCTCGCGGCCGGGACGCCGGGCAAGCGGATGGCGCTGGAGCACTCGCGCGTGCTGCTGCATCAGCCGTCGACGCAGGGGCAGGGCGAAGCCGCCGACCTGGAGATCCAGGCGGCCGAGGTGCTGCGGATCCGGTCCCAGATCGAGGAGATCCTGGCCCGCCACACCGGCCAGACCGTGGAGCGGCTGCGGGAGGACACCGACCGGGACAAGATCCTCACGGCGGACGAGGCGAAGGACTACGGGCTGGTGGACAGCCTGATCACCACGCGGGAACTCGCCTCCCGCGCGGCAGCGTAG
- a CDS encoding ClpP family protease produces MLSTVPRLAAAETATAPFDDQIATRLLHGRIVVLGQQVDDAIANRICAQMLLLSEEDPKRDITLFINSPGGSVMAGMAIYDTMRFIPNDVATLAMGFAASMGQFLLCAGTAGKRYSLPHARIMMHQPSGGLAGTAADIAVQAENLTYTKRTMQELIAEHSGQTVETIAEDQRRDRWFTAEEAREYGFVDRVVRSAADLGGDAARRFGFSPAAARTPVSDTTQSTGGTA; encoded by the coding sequence ATGCTTTCGACCGTTCCACGGCTCGCGGCGGCGGAGACCGCCACGGCGCCGTTCGACGACCAGATCGCCACCCGATTGCTCCACGGCCGGATTGTCGTGCTGGGGCAGCAGGTGGACGACGCGATCGCCAATCGGATCTGCGCGCAGATGCTGTTGCTCTCGGAAGAGGACCCCAAGCGCGACATCACGCTGTTCATCAACAGCCCGGGTGGGTCCGTCATGGCGGGGATGGCCATCTACGACACGATGCGCTTCATCCCGAACGACGTCGCGACGCTGGCCATGGGCTTCGCGGCCAGCATGGGGCAGTTCCTGCTCTGTGCGGGGACGGCCGGCAAGCGCTACAGCCTGCCGCACGCGCGGATCATGATGCACCAGCCCTCCGGTGGGCTGGCCGGAACGGCGGCGGACATCGCCGTGCAGGCCGAGAACCTGACCTACACCAAGCGCACCATGCAGGAGCTCATCGCCGAGCACAGCGGCCAGACGGTGGAGACGATCGCCGAGGACCAGCGCCGCGACCGCTGGTTCACGGCGGAGGAGGCCAGGGAGTACGGGTTCGTCGACCGCGTGGTGCGGTCTGCGGCGGACCTGGGAGGCGACGCCGCCCGCAGATTCGGGTTCAGTCCGGCGGCCGCCCGGACCCCGGTGAGTGACACGACGCAGAGCACGGGAGGCACGGCATGA
- a CDS encoding response regulator transcription factor produces MTRVLLIEDDTAVQKGVTLALRRRGHEIEVAGSGEAGLPALQRFEPELVLLDLMLPGMSGLEVCRRIREERQVPIIILSARGDDIDMVVGLEAGADDYVVKPASGEVLEARMRAVLRRVVPQRATAEGDVDAGAVSAPQVETQVETHGALAIDRAGLLVSKAGAEVVLAPSELKLLLFLSAAPGQVFSRQQLLEQVWEHSFYGDARLVDACVMRLRAKIEDDPRSPSYVQTVRGFGYRFGPL; encoded by the coding sequence ATGACACGTGTTCTGCTGATCGAAGACGACACCGCCGTGCAGAAGGGGGTGACGCTCGCGCTGCGCCGACGCGGTCATGAGATCGAGGTGGCCGGCAGCGGGGAGGCCGGGCTGCCCGCACTCCAGCGGTTCGAACCCGAGCTCGTCCTGCTGGACCTGATGCTGCCGGGCATGAGCGGGCTGGAGGTCTGCCGCCGTATCCGGGAGGAGCGGCAGGTGCCGATCATCATTCTCTCCGCCCGCGGCGATGACATCGACATGGTGGTCGGCCTGGAGGCCGGTGCCGATGACTACGTCGTGAAACCGGCCAGCGGGGAGGTGCTGGAGGCGCGCATGCGCGCCGTCTTGCGGCGCGTGGTCCCGCAGCGGGCGACGGCGGAGGGGGATGTGGACGCGGGCGCCGTGTCGGCGCCGCAGGTGGAGACACAGGTGGAGACACACGGCGCGCTGGCCATTGATCGGGCGGGGCTGCTGGTCTCCAAGGCGGGCGCGGAGGTCGTGCTCGCGCCGTCCGAGCTCAAGTTGCTGCTGTTCCTGTCCGCCGCGCCCGGCCAGGTCTTCAGCCGTCAGCAGCTCCTCGAACAGGTCTGGGAGCACAGCTTCTACGGCGACGCGCGCCTGGTCGACGCGTGCGTCATGCGGTTGCGGGCCAAGATCGAGGATGATCCGCGCTCGCCCAGCTACGTGCAGACCGTTCGGGGTTTCGGCTACCGGTTCGGGCCGCTGTGA
- a CDS encoding alpha/beta fold hydrolase, translating into MTVAPLHYRFDGSRHAPVALLVPSLGTKWPVWEPQMPELTRTLRVLRINHRGHGATPAPDGPYTMDDLGNDVLALLDTCEIGRFSIIAAGTGGALASWVAAARPAQVRRLAYVAGTTGAPPALPRANIAARVRRGGMAAVSAEITRSWFTPEFAEQRPDVVARMVDEFEGISPVGYAGHCHALDGLDQRLSLSRIRAPTLVLSAAHDPFLPPGHGRRLADAIPGARFEVIPRAAHLVGIERADRVNELLMEHVAG; encoded by the coding sequence ATGACCGTCGCTCCGCTTCACTACCGGTTCGACGGGTCGCGGCATGCTCCGGTGGCGCTCTTGGTCCCCTCGCTCGGTACCAAGTGGCCGGTGTGGGAGCCGCAGATGCCGGAACTGACCCGTACGCTGCGGGTCCTGCGGATCAACCATCGCGGCCACGGGGCCACGCCCGCCCCGGACGGGCCCTACACCATGGACGACCTGGGCAATGACGTGCTCGCGCTCCTCGACACGTGTGAGATCGGCCGATTCTCGATCATCGCGGCCGGAACCGGGGGAGCGCTCGCGTCCTGGGTCGCGGCGGCCCGACCCGCACAGGTGCGCCGACTGGCGTATGTGGCGGGGACGACCGGCGCGCCGCCTGCACTCCCGCGGGCCAACATCGCGGCGCGCGTGCGGCGCGGCGGGATGGCTGCGGTGTCGGCGGAGATCACCCGTTCGTGGTTCACACCGGAGTTCGCCGAGCAGCGCCCCGATGTGGTGGCCCGCATGGTCGACGAGTTCGAGGGCATCTCCCCGGTCGGCTACGCCGGGCACTGCCACGCGCTGGACGGTCTTGACCAGCGATTGTCCCTCTCCCGTATCCGGGCGCCGACCCTCGTCCTCTCGGCCGCGCACGACCCCTTCCTCCCGCCCGGCCACGGCCGACGGCTCGCCGACGCCATCCCCGGCGCGCGGTTCGAGGTGATCCCCCGGGCCGCCCATCTCGTCGGAATCGAGCGCGCCGATCGCGTCAACGAGCTGCTCATGGAGCACGTCGCCGGTTGA
- a CDS encoding helix-turn-helix domain-containing protein encodes MVRVPLTPEERDRGERLGHLLREVRGERSMVQIAAQAGISVETLRKIESGRIPTPAFFTVVALCRALGLSLDHTADALTPPLEERRLAS; translated from the coding sequence ATGGTTCGAGTTCCGCTGACCCCCGAAGAGCGCGATCGCGGCGAGCGGCTGGGGCACCTGCTCCGCGAAGTGCGCGGCGAGCGCAGCATGGTTCAGATCGCCGCCCAGGCGGGGATCTCCGTCGAGACGCTGCGCAAGATCGAGTCGGGACGCATCCCGACGCCCGCCTTCTTCACGGTCGTCGCGCTCTGCCGTGCGCTGGGCCTGTCGCTGGATCACACCGCCGACGCCCTCACCCCACCCTTGGAGGAACGCCGCCTGGCCTCGTGA
- the crcB gene encoding fluoride efflux transporter CrcB, producing the protein MTRPGGAHAPEPDPGLAHLPVDSDVDLHFPRQVGELREAPWAVPAAIALGGALGAAARYGIGVLLPHAPGEFALSTLLINVSGCLLIGFLMVVVTDVRPELRLARPFFGVGMLGGYTTFSTYIVDVQQMLNAGAAGPALLYLGGTLIGAMAAVWAGIALAERVFRARIAARRERDGAGVGR; encoded by the coding sequence ATGACCCGTCCCGGGGGAGCGCATGCGCCCGAACCCGATCCCGGACTCGCCCACCTCCCGGTCGACTCCGATGTCGACCTCCACTTTCCGCGCCAGGTGGGTGAACTGCGCGAGGCTCCGTGGGCCGTCCCCGCGGCCATCGCGCTCGGCGGCGCGCTCGGCGCCGCGGCCCGCTACGGGATCGGTGTCCTGCTGCCGCACGCCCCCGGCGAGTTCGCCCTCTCGACGCTCCTGATCAACGTCTCGGGCTGCCTCCTCATCGGGTTCCTCATGGTGGTGGTCACCGACGTGCGGCCGGAACTGCGCCTGGCGCGCCCGTTCTTCGGGGTCGGGATGCTCGGCGGCTACACCACCTTCTCCACCTACATCGTCGACGTGCAGCAGATGCTCAACGCCGGTGCGGCCGGGCCCGCGCTCCTCTACCTCGGCGGCACCCTCATCGGGGCGATGGCGGCCGTGTGGGCGGGGATCGCCCTGGCCGAGCGGGTGTTTCGGGCGCGGATCGCCGCCCGGCGGGAGCGGGATGGGGCGGGGGTCGGCCGATGA
- a CDS encoding DinB family protein, with protein MAESVENAVSERTELLDILAEQRKNLRLTVRGLSDEQAAARTTPSELCLGGLIKHVARVERGWINVMNGRSAFGGDQPGQQDPAAQEARWADEFRLVDGETLSGMLDLYDEVARETEAAVAALPSLDIAAKLPEAPWFPPNTSWTARRILLHLIRETSQHAGHADIIRESLDGASTTAAWAEEFTQ; from the coding sequence ATGGCGGAGTCGGTCGAGAACGCGGTCAGCGAGCGCACCGAGCTGCTGGACATCCTGGCCGAGCAGCGCAAGAACCTGCGGTTGACCGTCCGCGGCCTGAGCGACGAGCAGGCCGCGGCGCGCACCACCCCGAGTGAGCTGTGTCTGGGCGGGCTGATCAAGCACGTCGCGCGGGTCGAGCGGGGCTGGATCAACGTTATGAATGGGCGTTCCGCGTTCGGCGGTGACCAGCCGGGCCAGCAGGACCCGGCCGCACAGGAGGCGCGGTGGGCCGACGAGTTCCGGCTGGTGGACGGTGAGACGCTGAGCGGCATGCTCGACCTTTACGACGAGGTAGCGCGCGAGACCGAGGCGGCCGTCGCGGCGCTGCCCAGCCTCGACATCGCCGCCAAGCTGCCCGAGGCTCCGTGGTTCCCGCCGAACACCTCGTGGACCGCCCGCCGCATTCTGCTCCACCTCATTCGGGAGACCTCCCAGCACGCGGGGCACGCCGACATCATCCGCGAGTCCCTCGACGGTGCCTCCACCACCGCCGCCTGGGCCGAGGAGTTCACGCAGTAG
- a CDS encoding DUF418 domain-containing protein, whose translation MTDTPAAERIPAPGPAQRHRPTPGGRRAALGRLLGVDAVRALAIFGMVWMHFVPTGWLEPTPLGQDWPTILQWLNQFTDTRARSLFFLLAGVSVALMTGGAAPLAGREMRAARMRIAVRAAVLFLLGLCLAEMSGAANIITAYTGWLLFLLPWTALRTRTLFGAAGVFAVASPVFKIASMNWGQDWGFMPAFGPGAPQPAEGLSLLLAPGDWLTVFQNYVFGADTIYALPLLLAGLAIGRLDLRDHAVRVRMAVTGLGLAAGAWAVSWILLAPLGLGAAIDRYQEAMAVPPPPAADGALQMPLVPWAELVALSWPGPGIPQFSVVEIAWMVGVALALLGGLLILMDRAVWRRALWPLAAAGSMALTWYFVQDVIGHRLMSAGAAGGGHDPQSMVPYVLFVVAVLALSAAWRYFFRRGPLEALVHRAITWAVPRRAH comes from the coding sequence ATGACTGACACGCCCGCAGCGGAGCGGATACCAGCCCCCGGTCCCGCCCAGCGCCACCGCCCGACCCCCGGCGGCCGCCGCGCCGCGCTCGGCCGCCTTCTGGGCGTCGACGCGGTGCGCGCGCTGGCGATCTTCGGCATGGTCTGGATGCACTTCGTCCCCACCGGGTGGCTGGAACCCACCCCCTTGGGCCAGGACTGGCCGACCATCCTGCAGTGGCTGAACCAGTTCACCGACACTCGGGCGCGGAGCCTGTTCTTCCTGCTGGCCGGGGTGTCGGTGGCGCTGATGACGGGCGGAGCGGCCCCGCTGGCGGGCCGGGAGATGCGCGCCGCGCGCATGCGCATCGCCGTGCGCGCCGCCGTGCTCTTCCTCCTGGGCCTCTGCCTCGCGGAGATGTCGGGAGCTGCGAACATCATCACCGCGTACACCGGTTGGCTGCTGTTCCTGCTGCCGTGGACGGCGCTGCGCACGCGCACGCTGTTCGGCGCGGCCGGGGTGTTCGCCGTGGCGTCCCCGGTCTTCAAGATCGCGTCGATGAACTGGGGTCAGGACTGGGGGTTCATGCCCGCGTTCGGCCCGGGAGCGCCCCAGCCGGCCGAGGGCCTGTCCCTCCTGCTCGCCCCCGGCGACTGGCTGACCGTCTTCCAGAACTACGTCTTTGGCGCCGACACCATCTACGCGCTGCCGCTGCTGCTCGCGGGTCTGGCCATCGGCCGACTCGACCTGCGTGACCACGCCGTCCGGGTGCGCATGGCGGTGACCGGCCTCGGCCTCGCCGCCGGTGCGTGGGCGGTCTCCTGGATCCTGCTGGCACCGCTCGGGCTCGGCGCCGCGATCGACCGCTACCAGGAGGCCATGGCCGTTCCGCCCCCGCCCGCCGCGGACGGTGCATTGCAGATGCCGCTGGTGCCGTGGGCTGAGCTCGTCGCGCTTTCCTGGCCCGGCCCGGGAATCCCGCAGTTCAGCGTGGTGGAGATCGCGTGGATGGTGGGCGTCGCTCTCGCGCTGCTCGGCGGGCTGCTGATCCTCATGGACCGTGCCGTGTGGCGCAGGGCGCTGTGGCCGCTGGCGGCCGCCGGGAGTATGGCGCTGACCTGGTACTTCGTGCAGGATGTCATCGGTCACCGGCTGATGAGCGCCGGCGCGGCCGGTGGCGGCCACGACCCGCAGTCGATGGTGCCGTATGTCCTGTTCGTCGTGGCGGTACTCGCCCTGTCGGCGGCCTGGCGGTACTTCTTCCGCCGCGGCCCGCTGGAGGCCCTGGTGCACCGGGCGATCACGTGGGCGGTCCCGCGCCGGGCGCACTGA